In the Carboxydothermus hydrogenoformans Z-2901 genome, TATTGCCGGGGACATAGTTGAGGAGCAAATCTTTATCCGTCCCAAGGATTTTTACGAAAAAAACCGGATAAATCTTAAAAAAGGTGAAAAAGTAGTAAGAATTGATTTTAATGAAAAAAAAGTCATAACTTTCAAAAATTCTTACCAATATGACCGGCTTTTAATTGCGAGCGGTGCAAGGGCCAAAAAGCTTTCGCTCCCGGGAAGTAATTTACCCGGAGTTTTCACCTTACGAACCCTGGATGATGCCAAAAATATCCTGGATTATTCCCGCAAAGCTGAACAAGCTGTTATAGTGGGGGGAGGACTGGTTAGCTTAAAAGGGGCTTACGGTTTATTAAAGAGAGGGGTTAAAGTTACCGTTGTGGTGGCCTCCCGCCAGATTTTATCCCAGGTTCTGGATTACGAAGCGGCCGGGTTGGTGCAGCAAAACTTAGAAAAACAGGGGATGAAATTTCTTTTAGGGGAAGATGTTTTGGAGTTTTTAGGAGAAGACAAAATTTTCGAAGTAAAACTTACTAACGGACAGGTTATAAAAGCTGATTTAGTTTTAATTGGTAAAGGTGTTACCCCCAATGTCGATTTTTTACCGGAACCGGAGAAATTTTTGGAAGGTATACCGGTGGACCAGTATTTAAGGACTCCCTGGGAGGGTGTTTGGGCAGCGGGGGATGTGGCGAAAACTTTTGATGTTGCTCATGGTAAATACAGAGTTAATGCTCTCTGGCCAATTGCCGCCGAGCAGGGAAGGGTGGCAGCAATGAATATGGTCGGACAAAATTATGTGTATCAAGGTTCCATAGGCATGAATTCCCTGGAGTTTTTTGGGTACAATACCATTGCAGCGGGAATTACCCGGCAGGAAGAAGGTTATACGGTTATCAAACGAAGACAGGGAGCCAACTATTTAAAGCTCGTATTGGAGGGCGAAAAACTAAAAGGGTACATTTTAAGCGGGGAGGTGCGGGGAGCCGGAAAACTTACCCAGCTTATCCGTTCCGGTAGCAAAATAAAGCAATTTCCCTCCTTTTTAAAAATATTTTAAAAACAATAAATTTCTGGTAAAATGTAGATAAAAATCAAAGGAGGGAAGATAATGAACCAAAAAACCTTAGAAAATTTAATGGCCGCTTTTGCCGGAGAATCCCAGGCCAACCGCAAGTACTTAGCTTTTGCCAAAAAAGCTGAAGAAGAAGGTTATCCTAATATTGCCAAGCTTTTTAGAAGTGCGGCGGAAGCCGAAACCATTCATGCTTTAAAGCACCTTGAAGTTGCCGGTAAAATTGGTTCTACCCTGGAGAACCTGAAAGCAGCGGTAGCCGGTGAAACTTACGAGTTTACCGAAATGTACCCGGAGTTTATTAAAGAAGCTGAAGCTGCCGGAGAAAATAATGCCGCCAGAAGCTTTACCTTTGCTTCCAGGGCAGAAGAGGTCCATGCCCGGCTGTACCAGGAAGCTTTAAAGGCGTTAGAAGAAGGCAAAGATTTGGAGGGCGAATTCTACATATGCCCCGTTTGTGGCAATATTGAAAAAGCAAGACCCGAACGCTGCCCAATTTGCGGTGTAGCTGGCGAGCGGTTTTTCCAGGTTTAACTTAAATGCCTTTGGGGGAGGGCAGTTTTCCTCCCTCAAAGGCTGTTTCAATATATGCCAAAATACTTTTTTTATTTGCTGGGAAAATTAAATTTAGAAAAAAAATGATTGACAAAAATTAGTTTTAGAAGTATTATTTTTAAAGATATAAAAATACTATAAAAAAGTTTCGCAAAAACTTAAAAAAGAGTAAAGGAGTGATAGTTGATGGCCTTTTTACAGGAAAAGGATATCCAGTTTCTTAAAGAAAAATTTGCCAAAGAAATGGTCAATGATGTGACCATTCACTTTTTTACCAAAAGCCCGGTATTAGCCCAGGATTGTCCTTACTGTGACCATACCAAGCAGCTTTTAGAAGAGTTAGCAGCTACCAGTGAAAAAATAAAGCTCATGGTTCACACTTATCCCACCGAAAAAGAAGCTGTGGAAAAATACGGGATTGATAAGATTCCGGCAATCGTCTTCGAAGGTACGGAAGATGTGGGTATTCGTTTTTATGGAATACCGTCCGGTTATGAATTTTCTACCGTTATCGAGACAATTATTGATCTCTCTAAAGGAAAACCGGAGTTGCCGGATAACGTTTTGGCAGAACTGGCCAAGGTAACTTCACCGGTTACCATTAAAGTTTTTGTCACCCCTACCTGACCGTACTGCCCACGGGCTGCAGTTGCAGCCAACCGGTTTGCGATGGCTAATGCCAATATTCGCGCCGAAGTTATCGAAGTTAGCGAGTTTCCGGAATTAGGGGATAAATACAACGTCTTTGGAGTTCCCAAGTCGGTAATTAACGAAACGGTAGAAATTGAAGGAGCAGCACCGGAAACGATGTTTGTGCAAAAAGTGCTGGAGGCGGTCCAGTAGAAAAGCTGCGGGCAAACCCGCAGCTTTTTGTATATTAAACCACTGCCTTGCCAAAATATTAATAAATCCGCTGCCGGAGGCAAGGTGATGGTGGAAAAAGCTTTAAAGATTATTTCACCCCTGCAGGGGTTTTTGGATAATGTTGAACCAACTCACGGTTTTCTCCTGAATAAAGCGCTAATTCAATTACAGGAAAAAAACTATAAGACAAGTTATTATGAGAGATACTACCGGCAAATTTACTGCGGCTTATATGCAGCGGATAAAGGCTGGCAAAATGTTACCCATTATTTTAATCCCCGGACCAAGAAAGGTTTGTTTATTTTTTTATCGGCCAAGGAAGCTTTTTACCAGGAGTTAAAAAACTTTCATAAATTTTCCGAACAAAAAAACCCCAAAGCTTTCTGGCATTTCGGCCGGGCGGCACATATCTTGCAGGATCTTTGTGAACCGCATCATTTAAAACCTACCTTTTTAAACGGCCACAAAAAGTTTGAACGCTGGGTGGGAGATAATATAAAGATAATAATAAGGAAACTTTATTTGCCTCCGGCCCTGCGGCCGTGGCTTACCCTGGAGATAGAATCCTTTAGCAGTAAGATCTTGGATTACTACGAATTAGTAGGAGAAAAGGCTGGAGACATTAGTTACTTCCGTGCTGCTCAAGAATTGCTGGCGGCTGCGGTTAAGCTTACCATGGATTTGTTTTTGGAGAATGAAATTTATTTTAGGAAATTTTGGTACTAAAATTCATTGTTTCTACATAACATTTTATTGGGGGCACAAAAGACTTAAAAATTAAAATTTAGCAAGGTTTAATAAGATGCGGCTGGGCAAGGAGACTTGCCCCCGTTTTTTGTTTTTTTGGTATAATGGAAGAAAAAACGGTGAGGGCAATGGAATTTGTTACTATTGAACATTATTCTGAAGAAAGGTTTACCGAAAGAAAGTCGTTATTTATTGGCCGGGCTCTCCCGGTAAACTCCGAAGATGAAGCAAGAAAGTTTATTGAAGAAATAAAAGAAAAACATAACGACGCAACCCATAACGTTTATGCTTATACTATTGAAAACAGGATTACCCGGATGAGTGACGATGGTGAGCCTTCCGGTACCGCCGGACGACCCGTTTTAGAAGCAATCATGCAGAAAAAGCTTACCAATGTGTGTGTAGTGGTAACGCGGTACTTTGGGGGAATTCTTTTAGGAGCTGGAGGCTTAATTCGGGCTTATCGGAAAGCTGCCGAGCTTTGCTTAAATAAAGCCACCATTATCACTATCAAAAAAATCCCGGTTTATGCGGTTACCGTGAGTTACGAACACTGGTCGCGGATTTTAAAGCTTGCCAATAATTTAGGTTTACCCCAAAAAGAGCCGGTATATCTTCAGGAAGTTACCGGGTATTTTGGAGTTATACCTGAACTGGAAGAAAAGTTTTTGCAGGAAGTAATTGATTTATCGTTTGGACAGGCCAAAATCCAAAAAGAAGAGGAAATGCTTGTAAAGTATAAAGAAGGAAGGTATTTGCCCGTTTAGGGGGGAGAAGATGAAAGTATTTGTGTATGGCACGTTGATGCAAAACCACAGGGCGAACTTCCTGCTTTCCCGGCAAAAGTACATAGGTCCTGGTGAGATCTATGGTTTTTCGCTGTATAAAGTGTCTAACTGGTACCCGGGAGTGGTTCCGCGGGAGGGAGACAGGGTGAAAGGGGAAATTTATGAATTAATCCATGAAGCGGAAAAGACCTTGACCAGGCTCGATGATTATGAAGGAGAAGGAAGTTTGTATCAAAGGATTTTAACAAAAGCCGTTGACCAGAAAGGCGAAGAACACGAAGTCTTTGTTTATGTTTATAACGGTACCGTGGATGAGGAAAAATATATACCCTATGAACAGCAGCCCTGGCGGGGTTAAAAACAAAAAAAGCCCTAAAAGGCTATCGTTTGGGTTGTGGGGTTTTTAAGGTTTACTCTTACCTTTTAGGGCCATACTTAAGATTTCGACAAAAAAAGCAAAAACCCTTTTATTTTAAAGCTTGATAGTAAATTTTTTTTCTAAAAATAATTTTTTTATTTTTCTTCTTTTAATTAATTCCTTTAAAACTTCCTGGACAAGACGGGGAGAAATATTAAAGTGGATGGCAATATCGGCTTTAGTTTGCGGTAGCATAAGAAGGTGAAGAACTGCTTTTTTTAGATAAGCTTGCCGAGTTGTAATATCGATAAAATTAGGATTTGTATTCAGGTGGTATAAGTATGGACATAGCCTTCCTTGGGTAATTCAAACCATTCCGTTGGTTTTCCGCAATGCATACAGTGGGCTCGGGGAGTGCCGTACTTAGCCACCACAGTTCACGCGCCACATCATCCCAGAACTTTTCCGGGTTATCCCAGGATAGTTTTAAAAGTTCGTTGAATTTTTCAATACTGCCCGCTACCGATTTTTTTACTTTTTCCGGATTGGGATAAAAAATCTTACTTTCTGTTAAAATGCAGAGTTGAAATGCTAAAATCTGCTTTTTATTGGTCAGAAAAATGGTGGTCTGTTAGATTATCTTGACAATTTATAGTTATTTAGATAAATTAAAAATAACAAAAAACCTCAGGGGTGCCGGATGAGCCCGGCTGAGAAGGCTTCGCGATGAAGAAGTCTACCCTTTGAACCTGCTCTGGGTAATGCCAGCGGAGGGAGAGGAAATAATGATAAGGTACAACCAACCTCTTCCATCTTCTGGAAGGGGTTTATTTTTTTCGGGGAGGTATTTGATGGAAATTTACCGGATTATTGATGTTAATTTAAACCGGGCCCGGGAAGGAATCCGGGTGCTGGAGGAAGTAGCTCGCTTTGGTTTGGCTAACAGAAAATTATTTGAGGAATTTAAACATTTGCGACATTTTATCAAAGAAATAGAAAAAAGTCTTGCTGGAAATCCCTTGTGGTATCGGGATGCTCAAAACGACCCGGGACAGGAACTAAGCTCAGAGGAGATGGCGAGGAATAATTTGCGGGAGGTGGTGTTAGCCAACGCCAAAAGAGCCCAGGAAAGTCTGAGGGTTTTAGAAGAATTTGGGAAGCTGTTAGATGCTGCGATTGTCCTTAATGCCAAAAAAGCAAGGTTTTTACTTTATGAGCTGGAAAAAGAAGTTTTAACCTTGATTAAGCCTTCGGTGGATTTAACCTTATACGTACTTACCGATGATGCTTACCTTAACGAAGAAAAGTTCTGGAGGGTTGTCGAAGATTGCCTGAAAAATGGAGTGACGGCTTTCCAGTACCGGGCAAAAGGAAAAAAGGGAGCCGAAATGTACCGGGAGGGGCTAAGGCTGAAAGAGCTTTGTGCAAAATATGGGGTTTCGTTTTTTGTAAACGACCGGCTGGACCTGGGTCTGGCTTTAAATGCCGATGGGGTACATCTGGGACAGGAGGATTTACTCCTGGAGGTGGCAAGAAAGCATTTTCCCGGAAAAATTATCGGGCTTTCGGCTACCAATTATGAAGAAGGGGTTTTAGGAATAAAGGCGGGAGCCGATTATCTTGGGCTTGGGCCAATTTTTCCCACGTCCACCAAGGAAGATGCCGCACCGCCCTGCGGGGTAGAAGTGATTCAGAAGCTTAAAGAGGAGTTCCCCAATTCTCCGGTAATAGCTATTGGGGGTATTGATCGGGAAAAGGTTTTTGAGGTTATTCGTGCCGGGGCCGATGGGATTGCGGTAATTTCGGCTGTATTTGGAGCGGAAAGTCCGGCTCGGGCAGTTTATGAACTACGGGAAACAATAATTAGAGCAAGGGAGTGAGCGATAATGACTCAGCTTTTAAAAGCAAAAGAGGGAGTTATTACCAGGGAAATGGAAGTAGTGGCGGCGGAGGAAAGAAAATCGCCGGAAGAAATCCGGCAAAAGGTAGCTTTGGGGGAAGTGGTAATACCCGCTAATGTTAATCACCAAAATTTGCATCCCAAAGGTATTGGAGCGGGGCTTAAAGTAAAAGTAAATGCTAACCTTGGGACTTCGGAAAATCGCTGTTTTTACGAAGATGAACTAAAAAAAGTAAAGGTGGCTATTAAAGCGGGAGCCGATGCAATAATGGACTTAAGTACCGGCGGAAATCTTGATGAAATTCGAAGGGCGATTATAAAAGAAAGTTCGGTGCCGGTAGGGACCGTACCTTTATATCAGGCGGCGGCTGAAACGCTAAATAAATACGGTGATATAAGTCGTTTGGACCCGGAACTCCTGTTTGACGTTATCGAAAAACAGGCAGCTGACGGCGTTGACTTTATGACGGTGCATGTGGGGGTGACCCGGGAAATCCTTAAGGTTCTTGACCGTTTTCCCAGGGTAACGGAGGTGGTAAGCCGGGGAGGCTCTCTGACCATTGCCTGGATGGAGAAAAACGGAAGAGAAAATCCATTGTATGAACAGTTCGACCGGCTTTTAGCTATTTGCCGGAAATACGACGTTACCTTAAGCCTGGGGGACGGTTTAAGACCGGGAAGTATTGCGGATGCTACTGACCAGCTGCAAATTATGGAATTAATGAAGCTCGGCGAACTGGTTAAGTATGCCCAAAATCAAGGCGTCCAGGTTATGGTGGAAGGCCCCGGGCATGTGCCCATCAATCAAATTGAAATGAACGTTAAACTTATGAAGCGGCTTTGCGCCAATGCTCCCTTTTATGTATTAGGGCCACTGGTTACCGACATTGCTCCGGGATACGACCATATTACTGCGGCGATTGGTGGCGCCTGGGCTGCGTATTTTGGGGCGGATTTCCTCTGCTACGTTACTCCAGCGGAGCATTTAGGATTGCCTACGGTGGAAGATGTAGAAGAAGGGGTGATTGCCTTAAAAATTGCGGCCCATGCAGCCGATTTGGCCCGGGGGAACCGGGAAGCCTGGAACCGGGATTATGAAATGAGTGTAGCCCGAAAAGAGTTAAACTGGGAACGGCAGTTTGAACTGGCAATAAATCCCGAGCGGGCCAGGAAAATGCGAATAGAGCGCGGCTCTCAAGACATAAAGAGCTGTTCCATGTGCGGGGAACTTTGTGCCATGAAAATTATGAATGAAAGGGGCGGAAAAAATGCTTAACACCCTATGGGAAATCAGGGAGAAGGTCCGGGACTTATCTCCTCTGGTGGTAAATTTAACCAATAATGTGGTGACTAATTTTACCGCAAATGTACTTTTAGCGGCCGGGGCTTCGCCGATCATGTCGGAAGGGGTAGAAGAAGCTGACGATTTAGTGAAAATTGCTAATGCAGTGGTCATAAATATCGGAACCCTTCACTCCCGTCAGGTTGAGTACTTTAAGAAAGCAGTTTATTTGGCCAATAAATATCAAAAGCCTTTGCTGTTAGACCCGGTGGGTTTGGGAGCAACCACATACCGCAACGAAACGACCTTTGAACTTTTAAATTCTGGAAATTTCACATTAATCAGGGGTAATTACGGTGAAATAAGCTTTTTGGCGGGAAATTCTGCCCAGGTTAAAGGGGTGGACAGCCAAACGTCCGATTTTGCAGCCGAAAATCTTACCGAAGTGGCTAAACGCTACAAAACTGTTGTGGTGGCAACTGGGCCGGTAGATTACGTTATTGCTGAAGGAGAATTGTATTTAAACCGTACCGGGGATATAATGCTTCAAAAAGTGACCGGAACCGGGTGTGCTCTAACCTCATTGATTGGTGCTTTTGTTGGGGTAATTGATGAACCGGCTCTTGCGGCCTTAGCGGCTTTAGCTTTTTACGGAGCGGCTTCCGAAAAAGCCCGGAAAATAAGTGCCGGTCCCGGGAGTTTTCTGGTAAATTTTATAGATTCTCTTTATAATTTAACTAAAGAAGAGTTTTTGGAGCTAACTACGGAAAAAGTTCAAGGGCTACGGTGAGAAAATGGAAGTTACAAAGATTGGGGAAGAAGGGGTTATAGCTATTGCCAAGAAAGCTACTGAAGTATCCCCCGGCGTTATTTTGGGAATCGGGGATGATGCAGCGGTAGTTGAAATTAAGGGAAAGCTCCTTGTAACCACTGATTTACTGGTGGAAAACGTCCATTTTAAGCGAAATTACACGAAGCCGGAAATATTGGGGAAAAAGGCTTTGGCGGTAAATTTAAGCGACATTGCGGCAATGGGCGGCATACCTCGCTTTTGTCTGGTGAGCCTGGCTTTGCCCAAAACCACTGAAGTTAATTTTGTTGAAGGCTTTTACCAGGGATTAAAAAGTATGGCTAAAGAGTATGGGGTTACTTTGATTGGTGGCGATACTACCGGAGCTGGCAGTGAAATAATGGTGGCGGTTACGGTACTGGGGGAAGCCTTAGAAGAAGGAGTTTTAACCCGAAGCGGAGCAAAACCCGGGGATGGGGTATATGTCTCCGGTTATCTTGGCGATAGCGCGGCAGGACTTTATTTGCTTTTAAAGGAAAAATTGGGTTTATTGCCGGAAGAAGTGGAAAAATATCTGATTTCCCGGCACCTGGAACCCGAACCCAGATTGGAGTTAGGCCAGCTTCTCTGCCGGGAAAAATTTGCTACTTCTACTAATGATTTAAGTGACGGTCTTGTGAAAAAACTT is a window encoding:
- a CDS encoding NAD(P)/FAD-dependent oxidoreductase, encoding MKYLIIGNSAAGIFAAESLRKLDPAGEITVLTDEPYEVYGRCLTSYFIAGDIVEEQIFIRPKDFYEKNRINLKKGEKVVRIDFNEKKVITFKNSYQYDRLLIASGARAKKLSLPGSNLPGVFTLRTLDDAKNILDYSRKAEQAVIVGGGLVSLKGAYGLLKRGVKVTVVVASRQILSQVLDYEAAGLVQQNLEKQGMKFLLGEDVLEFLGEDKIFEVKLTNGQVIKADLVLIGKGVTPNVDFLPEPEKFLEGIPVDQYLRTPWEGVWAAGDVAKTFDVAHGKYRVNALWPIAAEQGRVAAMNMVGQNYVYQGSIGMNSLEFFGYNTIAAGITRQEEGYTVIKRRQGANYLKLVLEGEKLKGYILSGEVRGAGKLTQLIRSGSKIKQFPSFLKIF
- a CDS encoding rubrerythrin family protein; translation: MMNQKTLENLMAAFAGESQANRKYLAFAKKAEEEGYPNIAKLFRSAAEAETIHALKHLEVAGKIGSTLENLKAAVAGETYEFTEMYPEFIKEAEAAGENNAARSFTFASRAEEVHARLYQEALKALEEGKDLEGEFYICPVCGNIEKARPERCPICGVAGERFFQV
- a CDS encoding thioredoxin family protein, whose protein sequence is MAFLQEKDIQFLKEKFAKEMVNDVTIHFFTKSPVLAQDCPYCDHTKQLLEELAATSEKIKLMVHTYPTEKEAVEKYGIDKIPAIVFEGTEDVGIRFYGIPSGYEFSTVIETIIDLSKGKPELPDNVLAELAKVTSPVTIKVFVTPT
- a CDS encoding zinc dependent phospholipase C family protein, translated to MVEKALKIISPLQGFLDNVEPTHGFLLNKALIQLQEKNYKTSYYERYYRQIYCGLYAADKGWQNVTHYFNPRTKKGLFIFLSAKEAFYQELKNFHKFSEQKNPKAFWHFGRAAHILQDLCEPHHLKPTFLNGHKKFERWVGDNIKIIIRKLYLPPALRPWLTLEIESFSSKILDYYELVGEKAGDISYFRAAQELLAAAVKLTMDLFLENEIYFRKFWY
- a CDS encoding YigZ family protein, which gives rise to MEFVTIEHYSEERFTERKSLFIGRALPVNSEDEARKFIEEIKEKHNDATHNVYAYTIENRITRMSDDGEPSGTAGRPVLEAIMQKKLTNVCVVVTRYFGGILLGAGGLIRAYRKAAELCLNKATIITIKKIPVYAVTVSYEHWSRILKLANNLGLPQKEPVYLQEVTGYFGVIPELEEKFLQEVIDLSFGQAKIQKEEEMLVKYKEGRYLPV
- a CDS encoding gamma-glutamylcyclotransferase family protein, giving the protein MKVFVYGTLMQNHRANFLLSRQKYIGPGEIYGFSLYKVSNWYPGVVPREGDRVKGEIYELIHEAEKTLTRLDDYEGEGSLYQRILTKAVDQKGEEHEVFVYVYNGTVDEEKYIPYEQQPWRG
- a CDS encoding thiamine phosphate synthase — translated: MEIYRIIDVNLNRAREGIRVLEEVARFGLANRKLFEEFKHLRHFIKEIEKSLAGNPLWYRDAQNDPGQELSSEEMARNNLREVVLANAKRAQESLRVLEEFGKLLDAAIVLNAKKARFLLYELEKEVLTLIKPSVDLTLYVLTDDAYLNEEKFWRVVEDCLKNGVTAFQYRAKGKKGAEMYREGLRLKELCAKYGVSFFVNDRLDLGLALNADGVHLGQEDLLLEVARKHFPGKIIGLSATNYEEGVLGIKAGADYLGLGPIFPTSTKEDAAPPCGVEVIQKLKEEFPNSPVIAIGGIDREKVFEVIRAGADGIAVISAVFGAESPARAVYELRETIIRARE
- the thiC gene encoding phosphomethylpyrimidine synthase ThiC, which produces MTQLLKAKEGVITREMEVVAAEERKSPEEIRQKVALGEVVIPANVNHQNLHPKGIGAGLKVKVNANLGTSENRCFYEDELKKVKVAIKAGADAIMDLSTGGNLDEIRRAIIKESSVPVGTVPLYQAAAETLNKYGDISRLDPELLFDVIEKQAADGVDFMTVHVGVTREILKVLDRFPRVTEVVSRGGSLTIAWMEKNGRENPLYEQFDRLLAICRKYDVTLSLGDGLRPGSIADATDQLQIMELMKLGELVKYAQNQGVQVMVEGPGHVPINQIEMNVKLMKRLCANAPFYVLGPLVTDIAPGYDHITAAIGGAWAAYFGADFLCYVTPAEHLGLPTVEDVEEGVIALKIAAHAADLARGNREAWNRDYEMSVARKELNWERQFELAINPERARKMRIERGSQDIKSCSMCGELCAMKIMNERGGKNA
- the thiM gene encoding hydroxyethylthiazole kinase, translating into MLNTLWEIREKVRDLSPLVVNLTNNVVTNFTANVLLAAGASPIMSEGVEEADDLVKIANAVVINIGTLHSRQVEYFKKAVYLANKYQKPLLLDPVGLGATTYRNETTFELLNSGNFTLIRGNYGEISFLAGNSAQVKGVDSQTSDFAAENLTEVAKRYKTVVVATGPVDYVIAEGELYLNRTGDIMLQKVTGTGCALTSLIGAFVGVIDEPALAALAALAFYGAASEKARKISAGPGSFLVNFIDSLYNLTKEEFLELTTEKVQGLR
- the thiL gene encoding thiamine-phosphate kinase; translation: MEVTKIGEEGVIAIAKKATEVSPGVILGIGDDAAVVEIKGKLLVTTDLLVENVHFKRNYTKPEILGKKALAVNLSDIAAMGGIPRFCLVSLALPKTTEVNFVEGFYQGLKSMAKEYGVTLIGGDTTGAGSEIMVAVTVLGEALEEGVLTRSGAKPGDGVYVSGYLGDSAAGLYLLLKEKLGLLPEEVEKYLISRHLEPEPRLELGQLLCREKFATSTNDLSDGLVKKLQEIARASGVEITINREKIPLSFALLTFCQQFTLKPLDFALHGGEDYELLFTVPAEKEEELFKLDLPLFKIGMVTGYDERGRVKAEDGVVLQDRGFQHF